One window from the genome of Corynebacterium sp. SCR221107 encodes:
- a CDS encoding type I polyketide synthase, giving the protein MSLQRLATDVLNSSNFGILLGGQASGWYEDLRGYRDDRPMRDRILAALNSARNRIAPVAREVASIVPGAGERVAAILNDAPVAAIDTEPAVSVPAITVGHLAALRSLNDSGIDTSAATLYPHSQAIITCEVAHLAAGDWDDPRVVDHLAFAILLGAATSQAHFGRMLAVRGIPVELLAQSGLTLGVINGPTRAVISGSNEELRQARRQIAAIVAEYNERIEQRLTGGEALTPVIEDLGVAAGFHHEGLREAVKQTVKWSQTCGLNVQAFQLAEAILVDPFTWSVGEHDYLLSLDKTLGVITGGQSDAVIIDASSPAQRDLLLTPGTVLPAPLDYSAFLPRVVSLPTGQQVLSTKFSQLTGYSPILLAGMTPTTVDATIVAAAANAGHWAELAGGGQYSEEVFEHNQGNLQRLLAPGRAAQFNSMFFDRYMWNLQFGQRKIVSKARAGGASINGVTISAGIPELDEATALLESLHAEGFPYVAFKPGTVEQILNVLAIADANPGSEIIMQVEDGHAGGHHSWVDLEELLLATYAETRMRDNVVLVVGGGIGTPARAVEFITGSWSGAHGRRPMPVDGVLVGTAAMAAKEAATSPQVKQLLKKTPGIDKGWVPRLRSAGGMTSGQSHLLADMYEIDNDFARASRLITSLDIEEYPAHKDEIITAINKTAKPYFGEIEDMTYEQWVRRFVELAFPFTDPTWSDRFLDLMHRVEARLNLADHGEVPTLFSDITDVEDAPVAVGKLLAAYPQAGVMKVLPQDAAWFIALNRKHHKPMPWVPIIDGDLKRWFGLDSLWQSQDPSYPAQAVRVIPGPISVGGIDTIDEPVASILGRFERACVDAIPGQPTPQFSRNATTAREVIAAAPTIFWHGHLIDNPLGQLSEEACELIEVDPTHFTLRVHADSYWDELPAGERPYYVEYVDIPLELTEDAHTGASPVVDEQRLQESMFTLLAGVAGVGSTNAAGTKIRALPNVIDGIVHDEITLPAELMRTHAGVASGNPDEVTPDVLAGLCWPVIYTALGTGRLGDGFPVIEGLLNAVHLDHAIDLEVPLSSLADGHAIRVEGRCASIEESASGRIVTVELSLLRAAEGHGDLVQHPSTGHGAGAPSERRVATLRERFAIRGRAQGKSTPTPAPAFGGGKQAASITDTPRAFIASHTVQAPTDMTAFASVTGDYNPIHTSTNAAALVGLQAPLVHGMWLSATAQQLAGHSGRVVGWTYSMYGMVNLCDRVDITVERVGRCGTQAALEVTCKIGGAVVSRGQALLAEPTIAYVFPGQGIQSRGMGSGDRQASAAARQVWARADAHTRKSLGFSIQQVVDENPTELQVGATRYAHPQGILNLTQFTQVALAVVAAAQSARLEQAGAISGQRMFAGHSLGEYTALACMGNLFGLESVIDIVFARGQAMHNLVPRDDLGRSNYGLAALRPNLLGLGAQEVAGFVDKVRADSGEFLEIVNHNIAGQQYAVAGTLAGLAALQAAAAHPKAFVLIPGIDVPFHSEILRPGVPAFAEKLDELLPTKIDLEALVGRYVPNLVARAFALDDDFIDSIRAVVPSTRLEGIHACDLEPMALARLLLIELLSWQFASPVRWIETQELLFEKVDKVIEVGLAASPTLTNLAQRSLKVLGLELEVLNLERDQERVQLEDAVSAPAMDEATPVPANDAAGVSTTASAPAPSAANEAHAPKAPSVAQPAASNGPLPELSFDAAAAVEALFAYENKLRVEQITDADTLEVLTSGVSSRRNQLLMDLSAELGVAAIDGAADAEMSALRPKVVAAAPTYQAFGPVLGEAITARLRQLLGASGRKPAFVREHAATWGVPESWMPHVELTLLLETREGQSVRGGELGSLRGSVTTVAEAKALVDAAVAAVAKDHGVSLSQAASSNSADAMVDSAALSAFADSITGPEGILATTARGILAQLGLAEPDRQLPVDDHAIYEAMDAELGSDWLSLVTPAFDPARAIVFDDIWASARELLARVATGQAVEDPSRFTGFGEKLGKQARWWAQHRPERAHLLAQIEQAALASATEPMLQDVAIVTGASPNSIAASIVEKLLAQGATVIMTASHIDQSRKEFARLLYARHASASARLWLVPANLSSYRDIDALMHWVGTEDKQTQGGTTIVLKPALEPTLVFPFAAPKVHGVMTDAGPVQENQARVLLWSVERLISAAAQYNRSSTVHAVLPGSPNRGLFGGDGAYGEVKAGFDALINKWHVESGWPEKITLAHAQIGWVAGTNLMAGNDQLVPKAQEAGITVFTPGEIAEKLVDLASRSSRAHAKLSPLEADFTGGLGNADIDLAAFVPEPGMPAEAQVANEPTRIPALPTPVLREQPGAIDLGEVTQSLEDMVVIVGLGEVSSWGSGRTRFEAEYGLQRDGFVDLSAAGVLELAWMMRLVQWKEDPTPGWYDAKDQHVPEEEIYDRFRDEVIAHCGIRELTDKYFLTGRGSVDVAPVYLDHAISFLVDSEAQAREYVEADPQCTTISPTADGEWEVRKASGARAMIPRKATLTRFVAGQMPDGFDPTRWGIPAAMAESIDRIAAWNLVTAVDAFLSAGFSPAELLQAVHPGAISSTQGTGIGGMESLHKVFVSRFIGEDRQSDILQEALPNVVAAHVMQSYIGGYGQMIHPVAACATAAVSVEEAVDKIRLGKSDVVVAGGIDDVQVESLEGFGAMNATADTQAMLDRGIDARFISRANDSRRGGFLEAEGGGTVILARGSVAAELGLPVLAVVAHAQSYGDGAHSSIPAPGLGALGAARGGENSQLARSLRALGLSPDDVSVVSKHDTSTSANDPNESLLHTRLWEHLGRDADNPLFVVSQKSLTGHAKGGAALFQIGGLVDIFAHGRLPGNISLDNVDKELEAKAGPMVWLKSPLKIGEVKAGVLTSLGFGHVSAVVVLAHPGVFAAVAGETWRTAATRRLNEGRARVEKGMLGRAALFEAPEHRRLPEVDTQEAEIAMLLSDASRLGSDGFYPGAR; this is encoded by the coding sequence ATGTCGCTTCAACGGCTCGCAACCGACGTGCTTAACAGTTCAAATTTCGGCATCCTCCTCGGAGGACAGGCCTCAGGTTGGTACGAGGACCTGCGTGGATACCGCGATGACCGCCCCATGCGCGATCGCATCCTCGCTGCCCTCAACTCCGCCCGAAACCGCATCGCCCCCGTGGCGCGCGAGGTCGCCTCGATCGTGCCGGGTGCCGGCGAACGCGTCGCGGCCATCTTGAACGACGCCCCCGTGGCAGCCATCGATACCGAACCCGCCGTATCGGTGCCGGCTATCACCGTCGGACACCTCGCCGCTTTGCGCAGCCTCAACGACTCCGGGATCGACACCTCCGCCGCGACCTTATATCCACATTCCCAGGCCATCATCACCTGCGAAGTTGCCCACCTTGCGGCCGGAGACTGGGATGATCCGCGAGTCGTCGACCACCTTGCCTTCGCCATCCTGCTGGGCGCGGCCACCTCCCAGGCTCACTTCGGTCGGATGCTGGCCGTCCGCGGTATCCCGGTCGAGCTACTCGCGCAGTCTGGATTGACTCTGGGCGTGATCAATGGCCCCACCCGCGCCGTGATCAGCGGGTCCAACGAGGAACTGCGCCAGGCACGCCGGCAGATCGCCGCTATAGTCGCCGAGTACAACGAGCGGATTGAACAGCGACTCACCGGCGGCGAAGCCCTGACCCCAGTCATCGAGGACCTCGGGGTGGCGGCGGGCTTCCACCACGAAGGCCTGCGCGAGGCGGTGAAGCAGACAGTGAAGTGGTCGCAGACCTGCGGGCTGAACGTACAAGCATTCCAGCTGGCGGAGGCGATCCTCGTCGATCCGTTTACGTGGAGTGTTGGAGAACACGACTACCTGCTCAGCCTCGACAAAACGCTCGGCGTGATCACCGGCGGGCAATCCGACGCCGTCATCATTGACGCCTCCTCACCAGCCCAGCGCGACCTGCTGCTGACCCCGGGCACCGTCTTGCCAGCCCCACTCGACTACTCGGCGTTTCTGCCCCGAGTCGTCTCGCTGCCGACCGGCCAACAGGTGCTAAGCACGAAGTTTAGCCAGTTAACCGGCTACTCCCCCATCCTGCTGGCTGGGATGACCCCGACCACGGTGGATGCCACCATCGTCGCCGCTGCTGCCAACGCGGGGCACTGGGCAGAGCTAGCTGGTGGAGGTCAGTATTCCGAGGAAGTCTTCGAGCATAACCAGGGCAATCTCCAGCGCTTGCTGGCGCCGGGACGCGCGGCCCAATTCAACTCGATGTTCTTCGACCGCTACATGTGGAACCTGCAGTTCGGGCAGCGAAAGATCGTGTCCAAGGCCCGCGCTGGTGGGGCTTCCATCAACGGCGTCACCATTTCTGCTGGAATCCCGGAGCTCGACGAGGCCACCGCGCTGCTAGAAAGCCTTCATGCCGAAGGCTTCCCTTATGTCGCCTTCAAACCGGGCACCGTGGAGCAGATCCTCAACGTGCTCGCTATCGCCGACGCCAACCCTGGGTCCGAGATCATCATGCAGGTCGAGGACGGGCACGCAGGTGGACACCATTCATGGGTCGACCTCGAGGAACTCCTGCTTGCCACCTACGCCGAGACCCGAATGCGCGACAACGTGGTGCTGGTGGTCGGTGGCGGTATCGGAACCCCAGCGCGGGCGGTGGAGTTTATCACCGGCTCTTGGTCCGGCGCCCATGGTCGGCGCCCGATGCCCGTCGACGGTGTACTGGTGGGGACTGCCGCCATGGCCGCCAAAGAGGCGGCCACCTCCCCGCAGGTCAAGCAGCTGCTGAAGAAGACCCCCGGCATCGACAAAGGCTGGGTTCCACGGCTGCGTAGCGCGGGCGGCATGACCTCAGGTCAGTCTCACTTGTTGGCAGACATGTACGAGATCGACAACGACTTTGCCCGCGCTTCTCGACTGATCACCAGCCTCGACATCGAGGAATACCCCGCCCACAAAGACGAGATCATCACGGCGATCAATAAGACGGCCAAGCCCTACTTCGGCGAGATCGAAGACATGACGTACGAGCAATGGGTTCGACGCTTCGTCGAACTAGCATTCCCTTTTACAGATCCCACATGGTCGGACCGCTTCCTCGATCTGATGCACCGTGTGGAGGCTAGGCTCAATCTGGCCGACCATGGCGAGGTGCCTACCCTGTTTTCCGATATCACCGATGTGGAGGACGCACCGGTGGCCGTCGGCAAGCTCCTAGCAGCCTATCCGCAGGCTGGCGTGATGAAGGTGCTGCCGCAAGACGCTGCGTGGTTTATCGCGCTCAACCGCAAGCACCATAAGCCGATGCCCTGGGTGCCCATCATCGACGGAGACCTCAAGCGCTGGTTCGGCCTCGACTCGCTGTGGCAATCCCAGGATCCTTCCTACCCCGCCCAAGCCGTACGCGTGATTCCTGGCCCGATTTCCGTGGGCGGCATCGACACCATCGACGAGCCGGTAGCCAGCATCCTCGGCCGCTTCGAGCGCGCCTGCGTGGACGCCATCCCCGGTCAGCCGACCCCACAGTTTTCCCGCAACGCCACCACCGCGCGCGAGGTGATCGCGGCCGCGCCGACGATTTTCTGGCACGGGCACCTCATCGACAACCCTCTCGGGCAGCTTTCAGAAGAGGCCTGCGAACTCATCGAGGTCGACCCCACCCACTTCACGCTGCGCGTTCACGCCGATAGCTATTGGGATGAGCTTCCCGCAGGTGAGCGACCCTACTACGTCGAGTACGTGGACATCCCGCTTGAGCTGACCGAGGACGCCCACACCGGAGCAAGCCCCGTTGTGGATGAGCAACGCCTACAGGAGTCCATGTTCACGCTGTTGGCCGGCGTCGCGGGGGTGGGCTCCACCAACGCCGCAGGCACCAAGATCCGCGCTTTACCGAACGTCATCGACGGCATTGTGCACGACGAGATCACCCTCCCAGCTGAGCTCATGCGCACGCATGCTGGCGTGGCCTCCGGGAACCCGGACGAGGTAACCCCGGACGTGCTCGCCGGCCTATGCTGGCCCGTCATCTACACCGCACTGGGCACCGGGCGCCTTGGCGACGGCTTCCCAGTGATTGAGGGGCTGCTCAACGCCGTTCATCTCGATCACGCCATCGACCTTGAGGTTCCGCTTTCTTCGCTTGCCGACGGCCACGCCATCCGCGTCGAGGGGCGCTGCGCAAGCATCGAGGAATCCGCGTCCGGCAGGATCGTGACCGTCGAGTTATCCCTGCTGCGCGCTGCCGAGGGGCACGGCGACTTGGTTCAGCACCCCAGCACCGGGCATGGAGCGGGAGCACCGTCCGAACGCCGTGTGGCCACGCTGAGAGAGCGCTTTGCCATCCGCGGGCGCGCCCAAGGCAAGTCCACTCCCACGCCCGCCCCGGCCTTCGGCGGTGGGAAACAGGCCGCATCGATCACCGACACCCCACGGGCGTTTATCGCCTCCCACACAGTACAGGCGCCGACGGACATGACCGCATTTGCCTCCGTGACCGGCGACTACAACCCGATTCACACCTCTACCAACGCCGCCGCCCTTGTCGGACTCCAGGCACCGCTGGTGCACGGAATGTGGCTGTCGGCTACCGCCCAACAGCTGGCCGGGCACAGCGGCCGGGTCGTAGGATGGACCTATTCCATGTATGGCATGGTCAACCTCTGCGACCGGGTCGACATCACCGTGGAGCGCGTGGGTCGCTGCGGAACGCAGGCCGCACTGGAGGTGACCTGCAAGATCGGCGGCGCCGTGGTCTCGCGCGGGCAGGCCCTGCTTGCCGAGCCGACCATCGCCTACGTCTTCCCCGGCCAGGGCATCCAGTCCCGCGGCATGGGCTCGGGCGATCGCCAGGCCAGCGCCGCGGCGCGGCAGGTCTGGGCCCGTGCCGACGCCCACACTCGAAAGTCCCTGGGCTTTTCCATTCAGCAGGTGGTGGACGAAAACCCGACCGAGCTCCAGGTGGGTGCTACCCGCTATGCTCACCCGCAGGGCATACTGAACCTCACCCAATTCACGCAGGTCGCCTTGGCTGTGGTGGCTGCCGCGCAGTCGGCCCGCCTTGAGCAGGCCGGGGCCATAAGTGGCCAGCGGATGTTTGCCGGGCACTCCCTCGGCGAGTACACCGCGCTAGCCTGCATGGGCAACCTCTTTGGGCTGGAGTCAGTCATCGACATCGTCTTCGCCCGCGGGCAGGCCATGCACAACCTCGTCCCCCGAGACGATTTGGGACGCTCCAATTATGGCCTCGCAGCGCTGCGTCCCAACCTCCTGGGACTCGGTGCACAGGAGGTTGCTGGCTTCGTCGACAAGGTTCGCGCCGACAGCGGCGAATTCTTGGAGATTGTCAATCACAACATCGCAGGCCAGCAATATGCCGTCGCGGGTACGCTGGCAGGCCTAGCTGCGCTCCAAGCCGCAGCCGCACACCCTAAGGCCTTCGTGCTCATTCCCGGCATCGATGTTCCCTTCCACTCCGAGATACTTCGTCCCGGCGTGCCCGCCTTCGCCGAGAAGCTCGATGAACTCCTGCCCACGAAGATCGACCTAGAGGCGCTGGTCGGCCGCTACGTTCCCAACCTCGTCGCCCGAGCTTTTGCGCTCGACGATGACTTCATCGACTCCATCCGCGCCGTGGTGCCATCCACGAGACTCGAGGGCATTCACGCCTGCGACCTCGAACCAATGGCGCTGGCACGCCTGTTGCTAATCGAGCTTCTGAGCTGGCAATTCGCCTCCCCCGTGCGCTGGATCGAAACCCAGGAGCTCTTGTTTGAGAAGGTCGACAAGGTTATCGAGGTGGGCCTAGCCGCCTCGCCGACGCTGACCAATCTGGCCCAGCGAAGCCTCAAGGTGCTCGGCCTCGAATTGGAGGTGCTCAACCTCGAACGCGACCAGGAACGGGTCCAGTTAGAGGACGCCGTCTCGGCCCCCGCAATGGACGAAGCTACTCCGGTGCCAGCCAACGACGCCGCAGGTGTGTCCACCACGGCGTCCGCTCCGGCGCCGAGCGCAGCTAACGAGGCGCACGCGCCCAAAGCGCCCTCGGTCGCACAGCCCGCCGCATCCAACGGCCCACTGCCGGAGCTAAGCTTCGACGCCGCAGCGGCTGTGGAAGCACTGTTCGCCTACGAGAACAAGCTCCGCGTCGAGCAGATTACTGACGCCGACACCCTCGAGGTGCTCACTTCTGGGGTGTCCTCGCGCCGCAACCAGCTGCTCATGGATCTGTCCGCAGAGCTGGGCGTGGCAGCCATCGACGGTGCTGCCGATGCCGAGATGTCCGCCCTGCGCCCCAAGGTGGTCGCCGCCGCCCCCACTTATCAGGCCTTCGGCCCAGTACTCGGGGAGGCGATCACCGCCCGGTTGCGGCAGCTGCTCGGCGCCAGCGGGCGCAAGCCCGCTTTCGTCAGGGAGCACGCCGCCACCTGGGGTGTCCCGGAATCCTGGATGCCCCATGTCGAGCTGACTCTGCTGCTGGAGACCCGTGAGGGACAATCCGTGCGCGGTGGCGAGCTCGGCTCACTCAGAGGATCGGTCACTACCGTAGCCGAGGCGAAAGCACTGGTGGATGCGGCAGTCGCCGCCGTTGCTAAGGATCATGGCGTGTCCCTATCTCAGGCCGCATCGTCGAACAGCGCGGATGCCATGGTGGACTCCGCGGCACTGTCGGCATTTGCGGACTCCATCACCGGCCCGGAGGGCATCCTGGCTACCACCGCCCGAGGAATCCTGGCCCAGCTCGGGCTCGCGGAGCCAGACAGGCAGCTTCCCGTCGATGATCACGCGATCTACGAGGCCATGGACGCCGAGCTCGGATCGGACTGGCTCAGTTTAGTCACCCCAGCGTTCGATCCAGCAAGAGCCATCGTCTTCGACGACATCTGGGCAAGTGCCCGCGAGCTGCTCGCCCGCGTTGCCACCGGGCAGGCCGTCGAGGACCCCTCGCGCTTCACCGGCTTCGGCGAAAAACTAGGAAAACAGGCACGTTGGTGGGCACAGCACCGACCGGAGCGCGCACACCTACTCGCGCAAATTGAGCAGGCCGCCCTCGCTTCCGCGACAGAGCCGATGCTTCAGGACGTGGCCATCGTGACCGGCGCCTCACCCAACTCGATTGCGGCCTCTATCGTCGAGAAGCTGCTTGCGCAGGGCGCCACCGTCATCATGACGGCCTCTCACATCGACCAATCGCGCAAGGAGTTCGCACGGCTGCTCTACGCTAGGCATGCCTCGGCGTCGGCAAGGCTGTGGCTGGTGCCCGCCAACCTATCCAGCTACCGCGACATCGACGCACTGATGCACTGGGTGGGCACCGAGGACAAGCAGACCCAGGGTGGGACGACAATTGTGCTCAAGCCTGCGCTCGAGCCAACGCTGGTGTTCCCGTTTGCCGCACCCAAGGTGCATGGCGTGATGACCGACGCCGGACCGGTCCAGGAAAACCAAGCCCGCGTCCTGCTATGGAGCGTCGAGCGCCTCATCAGCGCGGCGGCGCAGTACAACCGGTCCTCCACCGTCCACGCGGTGCTGCCCGGTTCGCCCAACCGAGGCCTTTTCGGAGGCGACGGCGCCTACGGAGAGGTGAAGGCCGGGTTCGACGCCCTCATCAACAAGTGGCACGTAGAAAGCGGCTGGCCGGAGAAGATCACCCTGGCACATGCACAGATCGGCTGGGTCGCGGGCACCAACCTGATGGCAGGAAACGACCAGCTCGTCCCCAAAGCGCAAGAAGCGGGCATCACGGTATTTACACCGGGAGAGATCGCCGAGAAGCTGGTCGACCTGGCCAGCCGCAGTTCGCGGGCGCACGCCAAGTTGAGCCCCTTGGAAGCCGACTTCACCGGCGGGCTCGGCAACGCCGACATCGACCTCGCCGCCTTTGTGCCGGAGCCAGGGATGCCCGCCGAGGCGCAGGTAGCGAACGAGCCGACACGGATCCCGGCCCTTCCTACCCCGGTTCTGCGCGAACAGCCCGGCGCGATCGACCTCGGCGAGGTCACCCAATCCCTCGAGGACATGGTGGTCATCGTGGGCCTCGGCGAAGTCAGCTCCTGGGGATCTGGCCGCACCCGCTTCGAGGCTGAATACGGTCTTCAGCGCGATGGCTTCGTGGACTTGAGCGCCGCCGGGGTGCTGGAGTTGGCGTGGATGATGCGGCTTGTGCAATGGAAGGAGGATCCCACACCGGGCTGGTACGACGCGAAGGACCAGCATGTCCCGGAGGAGGAAATCTACGATCGTTTTCGTGACGAGGTCATAGCCCACTGCGGCATCCGAGAGCTGACCGACAAGTACTTCCTCACCGGGCGCGGCTCCGTGGACGTCGCGCCGGTCTACCTGGACCATGCGATCTCCTTCCTGGTCGATAGCGAAGCGCAGGCGCGCGAGTATGTGGAGGCCGACCCGCAGTGCACCACCATCTCGCCTACTGCCGACGGCGAGTGGGAGGTTCGCAAGGCCTCCGGTGCCCGCGCGATGATCCCGCGCAAGGCCACCCTGACGCGATTCGTCGCGGGTCAGATGCCAGACGGTTTCGACCCCACACGCTGGGGAATCCCGGCTGCGATGGCGGAATCGATCGATCGAATTGCGGCGTGGAACCTCGTCACTGCCGTCGATGCCTTCCTCAGCGCGGGTTTTAGCCCTGCTGAACTCTTGCAGGCAGTCCACCCGGGCGCTATCTCTTCGACCCAGGGCACCGGCATCGGCGGCATGGAGAGCCTGCACAAGGTATTCGTCAGCCGGTTCATCGGAGAGGATCGCCAATCCGACATCTTGCAGGAGGCCTTGCCTAACGTGGTTGCCGCGCACGTCATGCAGTCCTATATCGGTGGCTACGGTCAGATGATTCACCCAGTGGCAGCCTGTGCGACGGCGGCGGTCTCCGTTGAGGAGGCTGTGGACAAGATCCGACTGGGAAAGTCCGACGTGGTTGTGGCAGGAGGCATCGACGATGTTCAGGTTGAGTCACTGGAGGGCTTCGGTGCCATGAACGCCACCGCCGATACCCAGGCCATGCTAGACAGAGGCATCGATGCTCGGTTCATCTCCCGTGCCAATGACTCCCGGCGCGGTGGCTTCCTCGAGGCCGAGGGCGGTGGCACGGTGATCCTCGCCCGCGGAAGCGTGGCCGCGGAGCTCGGCCTTCCAGTCCTGGCCGTGGTCGCGCATGCGCAGTCTTATGGCGACGGTGCCCACAGCTCGATTCCAGCACCGGGTTTGGGGGCGCTGGGGGCTGCCCGCGGCGGGGAGAATTCGCAGCTGGCCCGTTCGCTGCGCGCTCTGGGACTATCCCCCGACGACGTCAGCGTCGTCAGTAAGCACGACACCTCCACCAGCGCCAACGACCCCAATGAATCGCTACTGCACACGCGGCTGTGGGAGCACCTGGGGCGCGACGCCGATAACCCACTGTTCGTGGTCTCTCAAAAGTCTTTGACTGGCCACGCCAAAGGCGGTGCGGCCCTGTTCCAGATTGGCGGACTCGTGGACATCTTCGCCCACGGCCGGCTTCCAGGCAACATCAGCCTGGACAACGTCGACAAAGAGCTTGAGGCTAAGGCCGGACCGATGGTGTGGCTCAAGTCCCCCTTGAAGATTGGGGAGGTCAAGGCTGGTGTGCTCACCTCGCTGGGGTTTGGACACGTCTCCGCGGTGGTGGTGCTCGCCCACCCAGGCGTCTTCGCCGCGGTGGCGGGTGAGACCTGGCGCACGGCAGCCACCCGTCGGCTCAATGAGGGTCGCGCCCGCGTGGAAAAGGGCATGCTCGGCCGTGCAGCCTTGTTCGAAGCTCCCGAGCATCGCCGACTGCCTGAGGTAGATACCCAGGAAGCAGAGATTGCCATGTTGCTTTCCGACGCCTCACGGCTAGGCAGCGACGGTTTCTACCCCGGCGCACGTTAG
- a CDS encoding pirin family protein, with protein MSNLERKPEEFLCRLHPETLDPKADRCPVEIITSRLVPLGGPRAMKVNRTLPQKKRSLIGAWCFADHYGPDDVSVTGGMDVAPHPHTGLQTVSWLFEGEIAHIDSGGNRGMVRPGEVNLMTAGGGICHSETTTDTVTTLHGVQLWVALPDSVRASTPRNFEHYRPEPVTFEGGSAIVFLGSLLGDTSPVATFTPLLGAEIRLEPHASVSLEVDPSFEHGLLVDSGDVRLEGVRVEYAAIGYTGIGARYLHIDNVGDEPARMVLLGGTPFGEDIVMWWNFVGRDSGEIEAFRKEWQERTERFGQVEGYVGHGGPNANIYGQSWLPAPELPKARIRARKNPEPVARPELPNPGDYTETVTITKEGFTRDEHIQG; from the coding sequence ATGAGCAATCTTGAGCGGAAGCCGGAGGAATTCCTCTGCCGATTGCATCCCGAAACTCTCGATCCCAAGGCTGATCGGTGTCCAGTGGAGATCATCACCTCCCGCCTTGTTCCCCTAGGCGGACCTCGCGCGATGAAGGTCAATCGGACCCTGCCGCAAAAGAAGCGTTCCCTGATCGGAGCCTGGTGCTTCGCGGACCACTACGGCCCCGATGACGTCTCGGTGACCGGCGGCATGGATGTCGCCCCGCATCCGCACACCGGGCTGCAGACCGTCAGTTGGCTGTTCGAGGGGGAGATCGCCCATATCGATTCCGGCGGAAACCGGGGTATGGTCCGCCCCGGCGAGGTCAACCTCATGACAGCAGGCGGCGGCATCTGCCACTCGGAGACCACGACGGACACCGTCACCACCCTCCACGGCGTGCAGCTGTGGGTCGCACTTCCGGACTCCGTGCGCGCGAGTACCCCACGTAACTTCGAGCACTACCGCCCAGAACCCGTGACCTTTGAGGGAGGTAGTGCCATCGTGTTCCTGGGATCGCTTCTGGGCGATACCTCGCCGGTGGCCACCTTCACCCCGCTACTGGGTGCCGAGATCCGGCTGGAACCCCACGCCAGCGTGAGCCTGGAGGTGGACCCATCCTTCGAGCATGGGCTGCTCGTTGATAGCGGCGATGTCCGACTGGAGGGCGTGCGCGTCGAGTACGCGGCGATCGGCTATACCGGCATCGGGGCGAGGTATCTTCACATCGACAATGTCGGCGACGAACCTGCGCGCATGGTGCTCCTCGGCGGCACGCCCTTCGGTGAGGACATCGTGATGTGGTGGAACTTCGTCGGCCGCGATTCGGGGGAGATTGAGGCCTTCCGCAAAGAATGGCAGGAGCGCACCGAAAGATTCGGTCAGGTGGAGGGTTATGTCGGGCACGGCGGGCCGAATGCCAACATCTACGGGCAAAGCTGGTTGCCTGCGCCCGAGCTTCCCAAGGCCAGGATCCGCGCACGCAAAAACCCGGAGCCGGTGGCCCGCCCGGAGCTGCCCAACCCCGGCGACTACACCGAGACCGTCACCATCACAAAGGAAGGCTTCACCCGCGATGAGCACATTCAAGGATAA
- a CDS encoding GNAT family N-acetyltransferase: MSTFKDKTCAEVEVIRDDALGAFAIKDVATGQTMGRTFYVDVENGGATDRIYFHTEVPEAFGGRGLATILVEQALRHPFGGSTG; this comes from the coding sequence ATGAGCACATTCAAGGATAAGACCTGCGCGGAGGTTGAAGTCATCCGCGATGATGCGCTCGGTGCCTTTGCTATCAAGGATGTCGCAACCGGGCAGACGATGGGCCGCACCTTCTATGTGGATGTGGAAAACGGTGGGGCAACCGATCGAATCTACTTCCACACGGAGGTCCCCGAGGCTTTTGGCGGGCGCGGGCTAGCCACCATCCTCGTGGAGCAAGCACTGCGGCATCCTTTTGGCGGTTCCACAGGGTAA
- a CDS encoding 50S ribosomal protein bL37, producing the protein MSQRGRKRKDRRKKKANHGKRPNA; encoded by the coding sequence ATGAGCCAGCGAGGCCGTAAGCGCAAGGACCGCCGTAAGAAGAAGGCTAACCACGGTAAGCGTCCAAACGCATAA
- a CDS encoding WhiB family transcriptional regulator, with protein sequence MDWRHEAVCRDEDPELFFPVGNSGPALAQIAAAKVVCNRCPVTSQCLAWALETGQDAGVWGGMSEDERRALKRRKNRGRGRARTTI encoded by the coding sequence ATGGATTGGCGCCACGAAGCCGTTTGCCGCGACGAAGATCCTGAGCTGTTCTTCCCAGTTGGCAACTCCGGCCCCGCCCTTGCCCAGATCGCTGCCGCTAAGGTTGTATGCAACCGTTGCCCGGTTACCTCTCAATGCCTGGCATGGGCGCTGGAGACCGGCCAGGATGCCGGCGTGTGGGGCGGCATGAGCGAGGACGAGCGTCGCGCGCTCAAGCGCCGCAAGAACCGCGGTCGCGGCCGCGCACGCACCACCATCTAA